A genomic region of Actinomycetota bacterium contains the following coding sequences:
- a CDS encoding glyoxalase, with the protein MANPVVHFEIQSTDAPQLHQFYGDAFGWSIDANNPMNYGIIGAGEGGIGGGIGPSMDGTNLVTFYIQVDDIAAALEKVAKLGGKTVMGPMDVPDGPTLALFNDPQGNTVGLVTGM; encoded by the coding sequence ATGGCAAACCCCGTCGTGCACTTCGAGATCCAGTCGACCGATGCCCCGCAACTCCACCAGTTCTACGGCGACGCCTTCGGGTGGAGCATCGACGCCAACAACCCCATGAACTACGGGATCATCGGGGCGGGCGAAGGCGGGATCGGCGGCGGGATCGGACCCAGCATGGACGGCACGAACCTGGTCACCTTCTACATCCAGGTCGATGACATCGCGGCCGCGCTCGAGAAGGTTGCGAAGCTCGGCGGCAAGACCGTGATGGGGCCCATGGACGTTCCCGACGGCCCGACCCTCGCGCTGTTCAACGACCCGCAGGGGAACACCGTCGGTCTCGTCACGGGCATGTAG